The genomic region GGCGTTTCACTGAACTGAACATATATTTTACTGAggaggatatacagatggcaaacaagcacatgaaaagatgttcaacttcattagcctttaaagaaatgcaaagtaaaaacaCAATGTGCTATCACTATAtgcctatcagaatggctaaaataaaaaaatagtgatCACAGCAAAGATTCAGAGACACTGGATCATTCATtttttgctggtggaaatgtaaaatgtgcAGCCCCTATGCAAAATAATATgagaggtttttttaaatttttttatttaattttttttttttttttgagatggagtctcgctctgtcccccaggctggagtgcagtggtgcgatctcagctcactgcaacttctgcctcctgggttcaagcaattcttctgcctccgtctcccaagtagagtagctgggattgcaggtgtgcaccaccacaccaggttaatttttgtatttttagtagggatggagtttcaccatgttggccaggctggtctcgaattcctcctgaccttaggtgatctgcccacctcagcctcccaaagtgctgggagaagTGCTCCGCTCGCTCTGTTGCAGCCTGGGTGGCTGGGAGaacggcatgagccaccgtgcccggctggcaGCTTCTTTAAAAACGAAATGTCACTTACCATACAGCCCAACAATtgcactcttgggcatttatcccaaagaaataaaggcatagGCTCACACAAAAAGTAGCACATGAATCttcatggcatatatatatatatatatatatatatatatatatatatattctttatatatacaatttatttatatgtatatatatttatatatgtatgtatatattttggagacatggtctcgctctttcgcccaggttgcagtgcagtgatgtgatcacagctcactgcagccttgacctcacaggctcctgcttcagcctcccaagtagctaggaccacaggcctgtgccaccaaacccagctaatttttcttttttctttttttttttttttttttttccatagagacagggtctctctatgttgtccaggctgactttgaactcctgggttcaagagatcctcccgcttcagcctaccaaagtgccaagattacaggcatgagccactgcacctgacccagcTTTACTCTTAATAGCTTTATTCTCAAAAACTGGAAAtgacccaaatgtccttcagcctgaatggttaaacaaactgtggcacaCCCATACCATGGCATGCTGCTCAGCAATCCGAAgcaacaaactattgatacatacaACAACCAGGATGGATCTCAAGAGAATTATGCgtagtgaaaaaagccaatctcagaAGGTTACATACTGAAAgattccctttctctcccctcccttcccttcccctcacttcccctcccctcccttcccccacccctgctccaccctccccttccttccttttgagacagggtcttgctctgtcacccaggctagagtgcactggcgggatcatggctcactgcagactctgtctcccaggattaagtgatcctcccacttcaacctaccgagtagctgagactacaggcatgcgccaccacgcctggataacttttgtatttttttgtagagacagggtttcatcatgttgcccaggctagtgtcaaactcctgggctcaaacgatcctcctgcctgggcctctcaaagtgttggaattacaggcgtggccaccgtggctggccaatTCCATTTCTCTAACATCCTTGACATGTCAAAATTATACAGATGAAGAACAGAGGAATGGTTGTCAGGGCTTAGGGAGGGGAGAAGCGGGAGACCGGTATGCTTCTAGTGAACCTTGTGATGAACTGTTCTGTATTTTGACTACAGTGGTTGTCACATAAATATACCTGCGGCAAGGCTGCATAGaactaaatatacacacacacacatacccatgaATGCAGTTAGAATGGTGAAATCTGAGTGAGTTCAGTGGGTTGTATCAATGCCAACTTTCTgattgtgatattgtactatagttacgCAAGATGTTACCACTTGCGTAACTGGGTGGAAGGGATATGGGATCTCTCTGTATTGGTCCTTAAACTGCATGTAAATCTACAgttatctcaaaaattaaaatgtaatctaggccaggtgtggtggctaacgcctataatctcagcactttgggaggcagaggcaggcagatagcttgagcacacaagttcaagaccagcctggacaacatggtgaaaccccacctacaaaaaatacaaaaattagctgggtgtggtggcacctgacTGAGGTCCcagtttcttgggaggctgaggtgggaggatggcttgagtctgggaggtagaggttgcagtgagccaagatcgtgccactgcattccagccttgtgGTAGAGccaaaccttgtctcaaaaaaaaaaaaaaattaaaccataatCTATACTACAACACAACTATtaaaatgacctttttttttttttttttttttttgaggcagagtctcactcttatcacccaggctggagtgcagtggtgcaatctcagcttactgcaacctctgcctcccaggttcaagcgattctcctgcctcagcctcctgagtagctgggattacaggcacacacccccatgcctggctaatttttgtatttttagtagaaactgggtttcaccatgttgcccaggctggtcttggtgaccacaggtgatccacctgcctcagcctcccaaagtgctgggattacaggcatgagccaccgcacccggccataaaatgactttttaaaaaactgacaataccaactgctggtgaggatatggagcaactagaactctcataatggagcaactagaactctcatacattactagtgtaaatataaaaatagtacaGCCACCTTGAATAACAGCTTGCAGTTTTTTATacagttaaacatacacttaccatatgacaCAGCAATACCACTCTGATATATTTACACAAGTGAAATGAAAACTTACGTTtgcacaaaaacctgcacatgaatacAGCCTGTATTTGCAAGTGCCCAGAACTAGAAGCAACTCACCTGTCTTTCATCTGGGGAATGAATCAACAAACTATAGTATTCATAATATAATGTACCtggcaatgaaaaagaatgagctaCTGATACACATATcaatatgaatgaatctcaaatgaatattactaagtgaaagaagacagactcAAAGGGCTACAAAGTGTATACCACAATTTCACGTATGATATCCTGCAAAAGGTAAAACTCGAAGGACAAAGAATATGTAGaagttgccagaggctggggtggagggaagggttGATTATAAAGGGGCACAAGggctttttggggtgatggaaatgttctgtatattgattgtggtggtgattaCATGACTTTATGCATTTGCCAAAATCCATAGAATGGTATATGGAAAAAGTgacttttactttttgtaaaagatacctttatcttttaaaaaattaagaaaaaaatgaagccaggcaaggtggctcacacctgtaatcccagcattttgggaggctgaggcggacagatcgcctgaagtcaggagttcgagaccagcctggccaacatggcgaaaacccatctctactaaagatacaaaaaactagctggatgcggtggtgcgcgcctgcaatcccagctactccagaggctgaggcaggagactcgcttgaacccaggaggtggaggttgcagtcagaggagatcgtgccactgcgctccagcctaggtcacagagcaagactccatctcaaaaaaaaaagaaagaaaaaaatgagatcatatctTATTGTAACTTCACATCAATTTGTGCAGATAGTAtatccaatttaatttttttaaatgctgaaagataaaatgtacattatttcagttctttttaatttcttagatattgattgattgattgattgagacagggtcttgctgtgttgcccaggctggagtgcagtggagtgatcatagctcactgcaacctcaacctcctgggctcaagtaatcctcctgcctcagcttccggagtagctggaactacagacacatgccactacccccagctaatcttattattttttgtagagatggggtctctacaAAATGTTACACAGGCTGcactggaactcctgggctcaaacaagcctcccaccttggcctcccagagtgctgagattacaggcatcagccaccgcacccggccctagttctgttttttaaaacatgctCTAACAAAATCCTTAGGAGTTTTTTAAGCAATGTAGGATTACAAGGAACTATAGGTTTTTGAAACAGCATTGCTCTAcattaagaaaatacatttctttgaatggaaaataaattatttaaaatggaaaataaaatgaccaGAAGCAGGGAGGACAAGATGCTAGTGTTTGTTGTTTTGAATTGAAGAACCCAAGGGTACTTTTTGTATTACTCTGGGTACTTTTCCCTGGTACCACCCACCCCCCACAGGGCTGTCTTAGGGATTAATTTAGATACTACAGAGTGCTGAGCATAGCATCCAACCCAAAGTAAAGCCCAAactattggccaggtgtggtggctcacgtctgtaatcccagcactttgggaggccaaggcaggtggctcacttgaggtcaggatttcaagaccagcctggccaacatggtgaaagcccatctctaataaaaatacaacaattagccaggcatggtggagttcacctgtaatcccagctactcgggaggctgaggcacgagaattgcttgaacctgggaggcagaggttgcagtgagccgagatcgagcctctgcactccagcctgggtgacagagcgaaactccacatcaaataaataagtaaatagataaataaatgccCAAACTATCTCAGCTTCTCCCATCTCCCCATCCCCCAAGTCCAGACCATCCCTTCTAAGCTGGTCTCCACTAGGAGGTCCTGAtggtctccctttctctccctaaCCAGGCTGGGGGCTCCCTGAGAAACAGCCAGAGGAGCCCCATCACCAGGACAGGGAGTGGCGCCTCAAAGGGCTGGGAGTGAATGACTCCATCCAGGGCCTGGCTAGCAGTGCGAGCCCAGTAATTATTCTTTCGAGCCATTAACTGAGTACACACAAGCATGGCCCAGATAGTGAGGCTATCCCACCCAGCCAGGAAGAGGCTTGGCCAAACGTGGGGCACTAAGAGAGGCAATTTCTTGGCCAAGGGAGCCCCATCCTCTCCATTGCACCCTCGATTTGATGGGGTGTTACAGGCCTCTCCAGGAGGGACAGAGGTGCTCCTTTCCTCGcagccccctccctctccctccaggcGGCAGCCAGGCGATGGAATGTTGTGTGGTAGGTTGCCAGGCAACCAGAGCCTGCTGGTGGCTGCCTTCTCAGGAGAGCTGAGCAGGCTTCCACACCACGCTCCACAGAACCCCTAGGGTCTCCTAGGCTTGTGCAAAACTCCAGCTGGTGGAAAGAAAGCTGGGGCAACTGCCAGAAGGATGGCGGTGCCCTGGGAGGAATATTTCCGACTGGCTTTGCAAGAGAAACTGTCTACGTGAGTGGGACGTAGAGGGAGGGAGGGCTAGAAGGAGGGCGGGAGTGCGTGGGCTGGCCCATCCCTTCTTCCTCACCTCCTGGGTCCTGGCTTTGGGCAGATCATAGTGGGGTTATTGTCCCcacttcacagaggaggaaactgaggctcagggagaaaCCGAGGCATCACCATGGTCTCAGGGATCGTTCCTGATCCCCCACCCCTAGCTGATATCCGGCTGAGATTAAATCATTCAAACCAAGCTGGGAAGGAATTATTCTATGAAATCCTGCTCCCCAATCCACCCCCAAAACTGCATTTTCAGGAGGAACAGAGGAAGCTTGTTCTGTGCCTCCTTCGTGTTCAGCAGCATGGCCTCAAGTCCCAACCTCAGTAtcagcatctgtaaaatggggaggggGGTTTTCTCCTGGACCACGGCTGGGAAAGCCTTGCTGATTACACATTAGTCATTCTTTCTGCCCTCCCTTTCTCCCGGGGTGCTGGACTCCAGAACCCCACTGCCTCCTGGGCCTCTCCCTGCAGAGGTCTCAGGCATCTCGGGCTTGGCCATAGTAGGGAGCTGGTCTCCCCCACCCGATCTGCTCTCCTGCGGCCTGCCCTTGCAGTAACATCCTTCTGGCTCCTGGGGTCACCTCTGACCCCTTTCtcactcccctccccactccatcaGTTCTGCTCTCACCTCCCGCCACTGCTGCCCTGCTCAGAACCACACTATCTCTGGAATATCCCATGGCCCCACCACTGGTCTCCTGCAGCTGCCCACTGTCCTTGCTCCTCACAGCAGCCAGAAGGACCCCTCCTCTGCCCAAAACACCCCCTCCGCTCCCACTTCACTTAGAGTCAAGGCCAAAGTCTCCACTCACCATGGCCCACCGCAGTTGGATTCTCAGCTCCTCCCTGCTCCCAATTCCtatctttttcctcctccctccctcctctgcagCCACCCTAGCCACACCAGGGTCCTAGAATCTGTTCCCTGGAGATGTCCACGTGGCTTGCTCCCTCTTCTCCTCCAGGTCTCTGCTCAGATGCTACCTCCTCCCTGTTGAAAGATTCCTTTAGTCCACTTAATTTTTCATCTCAGTGCCTACCATGTCCTggcattcttttattattattattattattatcattattattattatttattagctTGATTTTCTGTGGCTCCCAGAAGAATGCAAGCTCACGAGGGaacagggatttttgtctgtccTGTTCACAGCTGCACCCCCAGTGCCTACAAGGGTGTCTGGCCCAGAGTAGGTGCTCAGGACaatttgttcaatgaataaaGAATTCAacccggtgtggtggcttacacttgtaatcccagtactttgggatgccaaggcgggcagatcacatgaggtcaggagttcgagaccagcctggccaacatggtgaaactccgtctctactaaaaatacaaaaattagctgggcatggtggcgtgcgcctgtaatcccaactacttgggaggctgaggcaggagaattgcttgaacctggaaggcgggaggttgcagtgagccaagatcgtgccactgcactccagcctgaatgacagagcaagactccatctcaaaaaatatataataataataataataataattcaaccagatgtggtggcttatgcctgtaatcccaacactttgggaggctgaagcgggaggattgcttgagttcacgagttcaagaccagcctgggcaataaagcaagacctcatctttacaaaaataaaaaaataaaaattagccgggtgtggtggcacacgcctgcagtcccagctactcaagagacaagatgggaggatcgcttaagcccaggagtgagctatgatgattataccaccgcactccagcctgggtgacaaagctagacccaaaaacaagtctcaaaaaaaaaaaaaaaaaattaaacagccaGCAGGTGGCTAATGGGGCACTCCAGACACAGTGGTGAGATGTGGGGCCCTGAAACATGCTTCCTTCACCCCCACCTCCTACTTGAGCCTCTTCAGAAAGCTGCCAGAGCAGGCTGAGGATTACGTCCCACCAGTGCTGCGTCTCCTGGAGAAGAGGCAAGAGCTGATAGATGCAGACCAGGCCCTGCAGGCCCAGAAGGAGGTGAGCCCCCACTACTGTAATGAGGTGGTGAGCCGGTGGATGGGAAGTGATGGAGCCAATTTATTAGTGACAAGGTCTGAGACAAGTCATTTTACCACTCCAAGCCTTGATTTCTTCATCGTCAAATGGGGATCAAATGAGACCAGTTGTTGGAGCAAATAAATTTGTGTGCATTGAGCATGTGCTGGGCACTGCATTAAGACCTGGCGGTCTTACAATGGTCCCTGCCCTTGTGGGGCTCACAGTCTAGAGAGGAAAACAGATAAGTGTTCAGGTAGTGACTGCTACAAGGAAGAAGCACTGGGCAGGGGCTGTGGAAGCCCAGAAGTCCCTACCTCCCCATGGGGGTGGtcaaggagggcttcctggaggaagtgatgtCTTGGGGGATTGCTGAAGGGCAAGTCGGCTTATCCAGCAAAGGCGAAAGAGATGAGGAAGGAAAAACAGGCAGAGGAAAACCATACACAAAGACTGGATGGAAGGCAAGAACCAAACACAGGTGGTTGAGTGGCTGGAACACAGAGTATGGGAGGAGAGAGGGTAAGATGAGGCCTGAGGGAAGGGCAGGGACACTGGCATTCGAGGGCTGGAGGAGGGTGtttgggcttcatccctgggtgaTGGGAGCCACGGACGGGTTGAGCAGGGAGCAGCCACAGATCAGGGACAACAGGTGGAAGGGGTTAGGTGTGAACCTGAGAGCATGGGAGGACCCGGACCCCCAAACCCACACAGACAACCCACTCCTTACCCCCAGGTGTTCCGCACCAAGATGGCAGCCCTGAAACAGCGTTGGGAACAGCTGGAACAAAAGGAGCGGGAGCTAAAGGGATCGTTCATCCGCTTTGACAAGTTTTTGCAGGTAGGTGGAGCCTCCTGGGGGGGAGGCGGGGCCTATGGGTAGCAGCTCACACCCTCCCGGGGCCCGGGaggtaacaaaaagaaaagtagtgGTTTTCGTCATGCAAAAGGAAACGGTAGGAAACACACACGCACTGCCTGAAGCAaccgattaaaaaaaaaaagcgggcGGGGGAGTGGGGTGAAGAGCCAGCTTCCGAGCCAGGCCTGCCGTCCGCCCCTGGTTTTGCGAGCGAATGTCAGGGCAGGATGGAGGTGCCGAACTCCCCGCCAGCTCCTGAGTCCTGAAGGTCGCCTTCTCCCCCACCGTACTCCCCAGGACTCCGAGGCCCGGCGCAATCGCGCGTTGCGGAGGGCGGCGGAGGAGCGGCACCAGGCGGGCGGGCGGGAGGCGGAGGCGCTGCGTCTGCGGACCCAGCTCGAGGAGCTACGACGGGAACGCGCGCGGCTGCAGCGCCGGCTTAAGCGCCTGGAGCCCTGCGCGCGCCTGCTGGAGCAAGCGCTGGAGCTGCTGCCCGGGGTGAGTCCCGGGCAGGAGGCTGGGAGCTCGGCGCCACCGCGTGGCGCTGAGTGGCTCAGGGACGGCTTCGGACTGGTGAACTACTGGCGCGCTGAGCTACTGGAGTTCTTGGCATGCATGCCGAGAACTATCACTTGTGGAGCGCTCACTGTATGCCAGGAATACGCTTTGGTTTTTGTGGTTGTtacttttggagttttttttgagacagtgtctcgctttgtcaccaggctggagtgcattggcgcgatcatggctcactgcagcctcgacttcctgggctcaagggatcctcctgcctctgccccccaagtagctgggaccacaggcgcacgccaccacccctagctatttttttttaattattatgtttagtagagacggtggtctcgctatgttgcccaggctggtttcgaactcctgggctcaagccatcctgccacctcggctcccaaagtgctgggattacaggtgtgagccaccgcccacGTTTTGTTCTTGAATCCTCCCCAAAGTCCAGTGAAGTGAGTCCTGTTATTGTCAACTgtcaaccccattttacagataggagaACTGAAGATTCAGAAAGCTaactctggccgggcgcggtggctcacgcctgtaatcccaacactttgggaggccaaggcgggaggattgcttgaagccaggagttcgagaccaatctgggtAACATAGAGTgacacctgtctctacaaaaaattagccgggcgtggtggcgtgtgactatagtcccagctactttggagcggagatgggaggatcgcttgagcccaggagttcaagatgatagtgagctatgatcgcgccactgcactccagcccaggtgacagagcgagaccttgtctctaacaaATGGAGGTTGACATTTAAGTCACTTTCCAGAAAGATTATTCCAATAATAAGGAACGCCGGCGGCCAGGTGGGATGGAGAGGGTAAGGGACTGCAGGCCCATGTGAGTCCCTTCCCCGCCCCCGACTCTAGTTCCAAGAGGTCCCGGAGCTGGTGGCGCGCTTCGACGGCCTGGCTGAGACGCAGGCGGCGCTGAGGCTCAGGGAGCGCGAGCGGCTCGCGGAGCTGGAGGCGGCGCGAGCGCGGCTGCAACAGCTGCGGGACGCCTGGCCGGACGAGGTGCTCTCACAGGGCCAGCGGCGGGCACAGCTGCAGGAGCGCCTGGAGGCTGCCAGGGAGCGTACGCTGCAGTGGGTACGGCCCGCCCTAGGTGGGGGGCGCTCCGGACCCCAGGCTTCCACAGCCGGGCGGGGAGGAGCGCCAGGGCTGATGAGGACCGATGGGGCAATGCTTACCCCAGAGGGTCCGCTGCACTAAGGAGAGGAATCTCAGGCATCACCGAGCCCTTTCGGGCATGAGGCCCCGCCCCATCCGCCGGCATGAGGCTCCTGCACCCCTCTCCCGAGAGCACCTGACTGCCTGACTGGCAGAGGTGGATGGGAAgaatgccgggcgcggtggctcatgcctgtaatcccaacactttgggaggccgagaggggcgGATCACCTCTgatcatgagttcgagaccagcctggccaacatggtgaaaccgtgtctctactaaaaatacaaaaattagccaggtccactggcgggcgcctgtagtcccagctactcgggaggctgaaggaggagaatcgctAGGCTCTGGGAGCCGgccgttgcagtgagctgagatcaggccactgcactccagcctgggcgacaaagatagactccatctcaaaaagaaaaaaaaaaaaaaaagtggctgggaAGAGGGGGCAGCCCGCCTCGGGCCAGTTGCCATAATTGGGAGTGGGGCGGGTGTTCTCCAGGAATCCAAGTGGATTCAGATTCAGAACACAGCAGCGgagaagactctgctcctggGACGCAGCAGGATGGCCGTGCTCAACCTGTTCCAGCTAGTGTGCCAGCATCAGGGGCAGCCTCCCACCCTGGACATTGAGGACACGGAGGGACAGCTAGAGCACGTGAGAGCCCCTCTTTATGGCACCTCCAGCCCCCAAACACTCCCTCTTTGGAAAAATGAGGTACCTAAAACCCCACAGTTAGTGACACCTTCTCTGGGTTAAGCATGGCCCTCTAAGGTCAGAGCCCTTGCCCCAGCCGTGGCTCGATCGCCAGGCAGGCACCTGGTCTAGGATGGATTCCTCGGTGCATCTTGGCTCTGACAGTGGCCAGAAGAAAGCCATGCCCCTCTCTGcgacaaagctagactccatctcaaaaagaaaacaaaaagtggctGGTCTCAATGCCCTCCCTCTACCAGGAAGGCCAGGGTTTGTGCTGAGTCCCTCTTTTCTCGCAGGATCCAACAGCCCACACGTGTCAACACCTGTAAAAAATCATAAGGTCCAGACTCGCTCTTTATTAATCTCTGGCCCTCTGGCTCCCTGCTTCCTGCACAGAGAAGCCTCAGCTTCCGCAgggagggtgagggtggggttAGGCTGAGTTGTGCGGTGTAGAATGTgacataggcttttttttttttttttttttttgagacagagtctagctctgtcacttaggctggagtgcagtgacacgatctcggctcactgcaacctctgcctcctggcgattctcctgcctcagcctctcaagtagttaggattacaggcacacaccacgacacccggctcattttgtatttttagtagagctaaggtttcaccatgttggccaggctggtctcgaactcccaacctcaagttatcctcccgcctcagcctcccaaagtgctaggattacaggtgtgagccaccacacccagcgtgACATAGGTTTACAATGGAGGGAGATTTCAGACTTCAAACACTTCTTTTGTTTCTAGTGGGTATACCCAAAGCATGGCCCCTTTGAGAAGTGGAGGCAAAGTAAaggtgtagcaggacgagccatagacaaaactcctcagacaccggattaaagaaggaagaggtttttattcggccgggagctcggctcttaagaCGTGAGTCTGCCAATGCTCCCAGCCGAataaaaacctcttccttctttaatccggtgtctgaggagttttgtgttaatctggtgtctgaggagttttgtcttcAGCTCGTCCTGCTACAAAGGGAGGCAACCCACCTTTTCCCCAACCGATTCCCATTCCTGTTCTGCCCAATGGCCAGGATTCCAACCGAATGCCAAGATCTGGGTCCTGGGAATCCGCTTCGCCCCTCCTAATTGGTTGGATGCATCAATGCCACTGTTCTTCCAAGCCTGGCCTGTTACCTGGTTACCTTGTGGCACATGAGACTAGCAGAAACACAGGCTTGATGTAAACAGGCAAAAGTCAGTGCCTTTTCTTTTAGTCCAACTGGAGTAGTGGAaattaagaagaaacaaaatctgtAACCGGTTGTAATtaattagttgtaaacaccactgcactAGGACCAGACCATCTCTTTTCAAAATCAACTCTCTACCCCTGTCAAGGAGAAAGACCCCATGGAGGGACATTATGCCTTTTCCCACCTCCCCTAACACTCCCTGGCctccaggcctgggactcacacTGTCCTGCGGCTGCCAGAATGCAGTAACAGCTTCATTTGTTCAttgcattttcatt from Pongo pygmaeus isolate AG05252 chromosome 10, NHGRI_mPonPyg2-v2.0_pri, whole genome shotgun sequence harbors:
- the CFAP73 gene encoding cilia- and flagella-associated protein 73, translating into MAVPWEEYFRLALQEKLSTKLPEQAEDYVPPVLRLLEKRQELIDADQALQAQKEVFRTKMAALKQRWEQLEQKERELKGSFIRFDKFLQDSEARRNRALRRAAEERHQAGGREAEALRLRTQLEELRRERARLQRRLKRLEPCARLLEQALELLPGFQEVPELVARFDGLAETQAALRLRERERLAELEAARARLQQLRDAWPDEVLSQGQRRAQLQERLEAARERTLQWESKWIQIQNTAAEKTLLLGRSRMAVLNLFQLVCQHQGQPPTLDIEDTEGQLEHVKLFMQDLSAMLAGLGQAEPAAPAS